The sequence below is a genomic window from Mycobacterium spongiae.
CGCCGATTGCCATTCATGAGACGCCTTGATACTACGGCTTGTGAGGGTCTTTATGGCGCATCAGGCGGCATGCGCACGTGGCTCGGATGGCCCGACAGGCACTGCCGTTACATTAACTGCTTGCCGCAACTGCTTGCCGCAATAGCGGATGATGGTGTGGTGGCACACAGAGCCGATGTGTCGGGCTCGCCGTCGCGCGGGTTGGACTCGAGCAGGTTGCCAACTGGGCTGCGCCGGGCCCGAGTATCTTTCGCGGAGTCGTTCGCCGGGGCCGATCCGGAGGCCGATGCCGAGCGGCGGGTGGCGTTGCGCCGGATGAAAGCGGTGGCGCTGAGCTTCTTGGTGGGTGCCACTGTGGTGTTCCTGGTGTGTCGCTGGGCGCAGTCGCAAGGTGCCACCGCGACCTGGATTGGTTACGTCGGTGCGGCCGCTGAAGCCGGCATGGTGGGCGCGCTAGCTGACTGGTTCGCAGTGACTGCCTTGTTCACGCATCCGCTGCGCATCCCGATTCCGCACACGGCAATCATCAAGCGTAAGAAGGACCAGCTAGGCGAGGGTCTGGGGACCTTCATACGGGAGAACTTCCTGTCCGCGACGGTTGTGGAGGCCAAGTTGCGGGATGCACAGGTGCCCAGCCGGCTGGGCAAGTGGCTGTCAGAGGTCGCGCATGCCCAGCGGGTGGCCACCGAAACTGCGACGGTGCTACGGGTGCTGGTGGAGCTGCTCCGTGACGAAGACGTCCAGCACGTGATTGACAGGATGATCGTGCGCCGCATCGCCGAACCTCAGTGGGGTCCGCCCGTGGGCCGAGTACTGGCGACACTGCTGGCGGAGAATCGGCAGGAAGCATTGATCCAGCTGCTGGCCGACCGGGCGTTTCAGTGGTCGCTGAACGCCGGTGTGGTCATCGAGCGGGTGGTGGAGCGTGATTCGCCGAGCTGGTCGCCCCGATTTATCGACCACCTGGTTGGTGACCGTATCCATCGCGAGTTGATGGAATTCACCGACAAGGTTCGCCGCAACCCCGACCACGAATTGCGCCGCTCGGCGACCCAGTTCCTCTTCGAGTTCGCCGAAGATCTCCAGCACGATCCTGCCACCATTGCGCGCGCCGATGCGGTGAAAGAGCAACTGATGGCGCGCGACGAGATTGCCGATGCCGCCGCGACCGCGTGGAAGACACTCAAGAAGCTGGTCCTCGAGGGTGTCGACGACCCGTCCAGCCCGTTGCGCACCCGGATCACCGAGGCCGTGATCCAGATCGGGGAGTCCCTACGCGACGATGCTGACCTGCGCGACAAGGTGGACAACTGGATGGTGCGCGCCGCCCAGCATCTGGTCTCGCAGTATGGCGTGGAGATCACCGCGATCATCACCGAGACCATCGAGCGCTGGGATGCCGAGGAAGCCAGTCGGCGCATCGAACTGCATGTGGGTCGAGACCTACAGTTCATTCGAATCAACGGGACAGTGGTCGGGGCGCTTGCCGGGCTGGCGATCTACGCCATCGCGCAGTGGCTGTTCTGAGTGGGTGCTAACAAGCGCTTGCAAAAGCAAGCACCTGTCCGTACGCTGGGGCCATCGATACCGGACATGACTCTAGGAGTACACCGATGCCGCCGGAGGAGAAGCTGGCCGCCAAGGTGTCCACAAAGGCCTCCGACGTGGCCTCTGACATTGGCAGCTTCATCAGAGCACAGCGGGAGATAGCCCACGTCTCGGTGCGGCAGCTTGCCGAGCGGTCCGGTGTCAGCAATCCGTACCTCAGTCAGGTGGAACGCGGACTGCGCAAGCCGTCCGCCGACGTGCTGAGCCAGATCGCGAAGGCGTTGCGGGTTTCAGCGGAAGTTCTCTATGTGCGTGCTGGGATTCTTGAGCCCAGCGAGACCAGTCAGGTGCGTGACGCGATCATCATCGACACCGCGATCACCGAGCGTCAGAAGCAGATTCTGCTCGATATCTACGCGACTTTTACCCAGCAGAACGAAGCCACCCAGCTGAACGAAGCCACCCAGCAGAACGAAGCCACCCAGCAGAACGAAGCCACCCAGCTGAACGAAGCCACCAGTGAGGAGAGTCCGAGCGATCCGACATCGACGATTGGCTAGCCCAGGTCAGCGACATTCATGCGCTCGGCCACGGCGGATCAATCCGAGCCGACACGGGTATCGCCAATCATGCGAGTCACATTGGTGATGTCCACGATGCCGGCTGTCGGGTAGCCCAACAGGAAGGGGAAAGTTATCTCTTTGAAGTCAGTTGCTGGCTGAGCCGGCTACAACTTCCAGACCAACTTTCAAACCGAATACGTAAAAGCA
It includes:
- a CDS encoding helix-turn-helix domain-containing protein; amino-acid sequence: MPPEEKLAAKVSTKASDVASDIGSFIRAQREIAHVSVRQLAERSGVSNPYLSQVERGLRKPSADVLSQIAKALRVSAEVLYVRAGILEPSETSQVRDAIIIDTAITERQKQILLDIYATFTQQNEATQLNEATQQNEATQQNEATQLNEATSEESPSDPTSTIG
- a CDS encoding DUF445 domain-containing protein codes for the protein MVAHRADVSGSPSRGLDSSRLPTGLRRARVSFAESFAGADPEADAERRVALRRMKAVALSFLVGATVVFLVCRWAQSQGATATWIGYVGAAAEAGMVGALADWFAVTALFTHPLRIPIPHTAIIKRKKDQLGEGLGTFIRENFLSATVVEAKLRDAQVPSRLGKWLSEVAHAQRVATETATVLRVLVELLRDEDVQHVIDRMIVRRIAEPQWGPPVGRVLATLLAENRQEALIQLLADRAFQWSLNAGVVIERVVERDSPSWSPRFIDHLVGDRIHRELMEFTDKVRRNPDHELRRSATQFLFEFAEDLQHDPATIARADAVKEQLMARDEIADAAATAWKTLKKLVLEGVDDPSSPLRTRITEAVIQIGESLRDDADLRDKVDNWMVRAAQHLVSQYGVEITAIITETIERWDAEEASRRIELHVGRDLQFIRINGTVVGALAGLAIYAIAQWLF